From Trichocoleus sp. FACHB-46, one genomic window encodes:
- a CDS encoding ankyrin repeat domain-containing protein yields the protein MTDLITASKRGDIAQVETLLAQKADVNAQDEEGSTALIAAAEAGHADVVAALLNQGAAVNALDRDGWSALMGAAAAGHLLIVQLLLNKGAEVNAKTSFGLTALMSAAAKGHLEVVKALLASGADIDARDNHNWTAFVWAAEEKQTEVMELLKQARQGS from the coding sequence ATGACAGACCTAATCACTGCATCTAAACGGGGAGACATTGCCCAAGTAGAAACCTTACTGGCTCAAAAAGCAGATGTGAATGCTCAGGATGAGGAAGGCTCAACAGCTTTAATCGCAGCGGCAGAAGCAGGGCATGCGGATGTCGTTGCTGCTCTGCTGAACCAAGGCGCAGCAGTCAACGCTCTAGACCGAGATGGGTGGTCTGCCTTAATGGGTGCGGCTGCGGCTGGGCACCTTTTGATTGTTCAATTGCTGCTCAATAAAGGTGCAGAAGTCAACGCTAAAACCAGTTTTGGTTTGACGGCGTTAATGAGCGCTGCTGCTAAAGGCCATCTGGAAGTTGTGAAAGCTTTGTTGGCCAGTGGTGCTGATATTGATGCCAGAGATAACCATAATTGGACTGCTTTTGTTTGGGCAGCGGAGGAAAAGCAGACTGAGGTGATGGAGCTGCTAAAGCAAGCCCGTCAAGGTTCCTAG
- a CDS encoding lipid-A-disaccharide synthase, which yields MSAVDILILSNGPGELATWVKPVVKALRAQLGDDRAQVRISVVLSPCPNASGQEAAIAQSYPEVDRVQAAEHFAAFLLSGKTVDAWDWRDRGVVLFLGGDQFFPVVIGKRLGYRTVVYAEWDARWLRWIDRFGVMKPEIAAQAPPAQAHKFTVVGDLMAEAGTFERPKSDLTDASTGKSTELIGLLPGSKPAKLAQGVPLTLAIAERIHAIRPQTRFVIPVAPTLSLQTLARFADPEENPISQLFGGVGAHLVLPEAGQQPYLKTAAGVQVELRTDFPAYDLLSQCQLCLTTVGANTAELGSLAVPMIVLIPMQQADAMRAWGGIPGLLVNLPGVGSSFAKLINWWFLSKPRLLAWPNIWAQEQIVPEKVGIVQPQEIADLALDWLEHPEQLQQIRDRLRSVRGQPGAATKLSQIVAEELGFNSAPHS from the coding sequence GTGTCTGCTGTTGATATTTTGATTCTCTCCAATGGCCCCGGAGAGCTAGCTACCTGGGTAAAACCTGTCGTCAAGGCATTGAGAGCGCAACTAGGAGACGATCGCGCCCAAGTGCGAATTTCGGTTGTTTTATCTCCTTGCCCCAATGCTAGCGGTCAAGAAGCGGCGATCGCGCAGAGCTACCCAGAAGTTGACCGAGTCCAAGCGGCAGAGCATTTCGCTGCGTTTTTGCTGTCTGGTAAAACTGTAGACGCTTGGGACTGGCGCGATCGCGGGGTAGTGTTGTTTTTGGGTGGCGACCAGTTCTTTCCCGTGGTAATTGGTAAGCGGCTAGGGTACCGAACCGTGGTCTACGCCGAGTGGGATGCTCGTTGGCTGCGCTGGATCGATCGCTTTGGAGTTATGAAACCGGAAATTGCTGCTCAAGCTCCCCCCGCTCAAGCCCACAAATTTACCGTCGTGGGTGACTTAATGGCAGAGGCAGGCACCTTCGAGCGACCCAAGAGCGATCTAACAGATGCAAGCACAGGGAAAAGCACAGAACTGATCGGCTTGTTGCCAGGGTCGAAACCAGCCAAGTTAGCTCAAGGCGTCCCATTAACGTTGGCGATCGCGGAGCGCATCCACGCGATTCGGCCCCAAACTCGCTTCGTCATTCCCGTGGCACCTACCCTCAGTCTGCAAACCCTAGCTCGATTTGCTGATCCTGAGGAAAATCCAATTTCCCAATTATTTGGTGGTGTAGGGGCGCACTTAGTGTTGCCAGAAGCGGGTCAACAACCTTATTTGAAAACCGCAGCAGGAGTTCAAGTAGAACTGCGGACTGATTTCCCTGCCTACGACCTACTCTCCCAATGCCAGCTTTGCCTGACTACAGTCGGCGCAAACACTGCCGAGTTAGGATCTCTCGCTGTTCCCATGATTGTGCTAATTCCCATGCAACAAGCGGATGCTATGCGGGCTTGGGGCGGCATCCCTGGCCTACTAGTTAACTTGCCTGGGGTTGGCAGCAGTTTCGCCAAACTGATCAATTGGTGGTTTCTTAGCAAACCTCGGCTGCTAGCTTGGCCTAACATCTGGGCACAGGAGCAAATCGTGCCAGAAAAAGTGGGCATCGTGCAGCCACAAGAAATTGCAGACTTAGCCTTAGACTGGCTAGAGCATCCTGAGCAACTGCAACAAATCCGCGATCGCCTCCGTAGCGTCCGAGGCCAACCCGGAGCCGCCACAAAACTCAGTCAAATCGTCGCTGAGGAGCTAGGCTTCAACTCGGCTCCTCACTCCTAA
- a CDS encoding M23 family metallopeptidase, whose protein sequence is MIRIGQALLIAGLGLAGFVASDWPQETARAQEVATNQVATGSTWQGASFPVENFQAYTSAFGYRQSPSGYSQEFHHGLDLAAPEGSYIRSWWNGTVVEVSDDSACGTSVVVQSGEWEHIYCHMQGHVETANGGRYLVDREGGIQMREGQQLAAGTRLGRVGMTGRTTGPHLHWGMKYSGQWVDPALVLRAMYAQQRAGHSVSSRPN, encoded by the coding sequence ATGATTCGAATTGGACAAGCCCTACTGATTGCAGGTTTGGGTTTAGCAGGCTTCGTTGCCTCTGATTGGCCCCAAGAAACAGCTAGAGCCCAAGAAGTTGCAACCAACCAAGTAGCGACAGGAAGCACTTGGCAAGGCGCTTCTTTCCCAGTTGAAAATTTTCAAGCTTATACCTCTGCCTTTGGCTATCGCCAATCTCCTAGCGGTTATAGCCAAGAATTCCACCACGGCCTAGATCTAGCTGCCCCTGAAGGTAGCTACATTCGGAGTTGGTGGAACGGTACCGTGGTGGAAGTATCTGATGACAGTGCTTGTGGTACTTCAGTAGTCGTTCAGTCGGGCGAGTGGGAGCATATTTATTGCCATATGCAAGGTCATGTAGAAACGGCTAACGGAGGTCGTTACCTAGTCGATCGCGAAGGTGGCATTCAGATGCGCGAAGGCCAGCAGCTAGCCGCTGGAACCCGCCTCGGTCGAGTAGGTATGACAGGCCGTACCACTGGCCCCCATCTCCACTGGGGAATGAAGTATTCTGGGCAGTGGGTTGATCCAGCTCTAGTGTTACGAGCCATGTATGCTCAGCAAAGAGCTGGTCACTCAGTTTCTAGCCGCCCTAACTAA
- the ftsH gene encoding ATP-dependent zinc metalloprotease FtsH translates to MRSSAVTGAITASWFLLQTALLTTPGLAQAGRNSLTYGELLRKIDAGQVSRVEVDPTQNVARVRLAGEKKTDAMQEVPLLEQNPELIERIRANDVDFEVQPSPDNSTAVGLLANLLLIFLLIAGLLIILRRSTNAPGQAMNFGKSRARFQMEAKTGVMFDDVAGIEEAKEELQEVVTFLKKPERFTAIGARIPKGVLLVGPPGTGKTLLAKAIAGEAGVPFFSISGSEFVEMFVGVGASRVRDLFKKAKESAPCIIFIDEIDAVGRQRGAGIGGGNDEREQTLNQLLTEMDGFEGNNGIIIIAATNRPDVLDSALLRPGRFDRQITVDLPSYKGRLGILEVHARNKKLAPDISLDAIAQRTPGFSGADLANLLNEAAILTARRRKDAVTPLEVDDAIDRVTIGLTLTPLLDSKKKRLIAYHEVGHALLMTLLEKTDPLDKVTIIPRSGGIGGFAKPLPNEETIDDGLYSRAWLLDRITVFLGGRAAEEEVFGYHEVTKGASGDIRAVADYAREMVTRYGMSDLGPFALESQSSEVFLGRDLMNRSTEYSEEVATKIDHQVRAIVFQCHERARTLLRENRALMDRLVDTLLDQETVEGDQFRQIVAEYTQLPSKHQPAAPSEVSSI, encoded by the coding sequence ATGAGGAGTTCTGCCGTTACTGGGGCAATTACAGCCAGTTGGTTTTTACTCCAAACTGCGTTGTTAACGACCCCAGGGCTAGCTCAAGCAGGCCGCAACTCCCTCACTTATGGTGAGCTCTTGCGGAAAATTGATGCAGGTCAAGTATCACGGGTTGAGGTCGACCCAACCCAAAACGTTGCTAGAGTCCGGTTGGCAGGAGAGAAAAAGACGGACGCGATGCAGGAAGTACCTCTGCTGGAGCAGAATCCTGAGTTGATTGAGCGCATCCGGGCCAATGATGTAGATTTTGAAGTTCAACCATCTCCTGATAACAGTACAGCCGTTGGCTTGCTGGCAAATCTGCTGTTGATTTTTCTCTTGATTGCGGGTTTGTTGATTATTCTGCGGCGCTCGACTAACGCCCCAGGTCAGGCGATGAACTTTGGCAAGTCGCGGGCTCGGTTTCAAATGGAAGCCAAAACAGGCGTCATGTTCGATGACGTGGCTGGGATTGAGGAAGCTAAAGAAGAACTGCAAGAAGTTGTGACTTTCCTCAAGAAGCCAGAACGCTTTACCGCTATTGGAGCGCGCATTCCTAAAGGGGTGTTGCTAGTGGGTCCTCCAGGCACGGGTAAAACTCTGTTGGCTAAGGCGATCGCGGGGGAAGCGGGTGTACCCTTCTTCAGCATCTCTGGTTCTGAGTTCGTCGAGATGTTTGTGGGTGTCGGCGCTTCTCGCGTCCGGGACCTGTTCAAGAAAGCGAAAGAAAGCGCGCCTTGCATTATCTTCATTGATGAGATTGATGCGGTGGGTCGTCAACGGGGGGCAGGTATCGGTGGCGGCAATGATGAGCGGGAACAAACCCTCAACCAGTTACTCACCGAGATGGATGGCTTCGAAGGCAACAATGGCATCATCATCATCGCGGCAACCAACCGTCCTGACGTCTTAGATTCTGCTCTATTGCGTCCCGGTCGCTTCGATCGCCAAATTACAGTAGACCTGCCCAGCTACAAAGGTCGCTTAGGGATTCTAGAAGTTCACGCGCGCAATAAGAAGCTAGCGCCAGACATCTCTTTGGATGCGATCGCCCAACGCACTCCCGGTTTCTCAGGTGCTGATCTGGCCAACTTATTGAATGAAGCCGCTATTTTGACCGCCCGACGGCGTAAAGATGCAGTTACACCTCTAGAAGTGGATGATGCGATCGATCGCGTCACCATTGGCTTAACCCTCACCCCGTTACTTGACAGCAAGAAGAAGCGCCTGATTGCCTATCACGAAGTGGGTCACGCCCTCCTGATGACGCTGCTAGAGAAAACTGACCCTCTAGACAAAGTAACGATTATCCCTCGCTCTGGTGGGATTGGTGGATTCGCCAAACCTCTACCCAACGAGGAAACCATTGATGATGGTTTGTACAGCCGCGCTTGGTTGCTCGATCGCATCACCGTTTTCTTGGGTGGCCGTGCAGCGGAAGAAGAAGTGTTTGGCTATCACGAGGTGACAAAAGGTGCTTCGGGAGATATCCGAGCCGTGGCTGACTACGCTCGAGAAATGGTGACTCGCTACGGTATGTCTGACTTAGGGCCATTTGCGCTTGAAAGCCAAAGCAGCGAAGTGTTCCTGGGGCGAGATCTGATGAATCGTTCAACTGAATACTCTGAGGAAGTTGCTACTAAAATCGATCACCAAGTCCGAGCGATTGTCTTCCAGTGCCATGAGAGGGCCCGTACCTTGCTGAGGGAAAATCGGGCTTTGATGGATCGACTGGTGGATACGTTACTAGATCAAGAAACGGTTGAAGGCGATCAATTCCGCCAAATTGTGGCTGAATACACCCAACTGCCTAGCAAGCATCAGCCAGCGGCTCCTAGCGAAGTCAGTAGCATCTAG
- a CDS encoding NADPH-dependent FMN reductase — protein sequence MVRFVGIGGSLRADAHSYQALHVAAERLRSLGAEVEVIDLRTLNLPFCRGGQDEYLDYPDVARLRQAVKQADGLILSTPEYHGSLSGVLKNALDLLSFEQLSDKVTGLISVLGGQSNSNALNDLRVIMRWVHAWVIPEQVAIGQAWSAFDPNGQLRDEKLSERFDQFARSLVENTCKLRGVSVASAQDVLVAQAGVLTTGSTNTDSTNNGNKEGTATSTRS from the coding sequence ATGGTTAGATTTGTTGGTATTGGTGGTAGTCTACGCGCTGACGCTCATAGCTACCAAGCATTGCATGTAGCAGCAGAGCGATTGCGATCGCTCGGTGCCGAAGTGGAAGTCATTGACCTCCGCACCTTGAACCTGCCTTTTTGCCGTGGGGGACAAGACGAGTATTTGGACTACCCAGACGTAGCTCGGTTGCGCCAAGCCGTTAAGCAAGCAGACGGCCTGATCTTATCCACACCGGAGTATCACGGCAGCCTCAGTGGTGTGCTCAAAAATGCTTTGGACTTGCTGAGCTTTGAGCAGTTATCTGACAAAGTGACTGGATTGATTAGTGTGCTCGGCGGCCAGTCTAACAGCAACGCCCTAAATGACTTGCGCGTCATCATGCGTTGGGTCCACGCTTGGGTAATTCCAGAACAAGTTGCGATCGGGCAAGCCTGGAGCGCCTTTGACCCAAACGGTCAGCTACGAGACGAAAAACTATCTGAACGTTTCGACCAATTCGCTCGCAGCTTAGTCGAGAACACTTGTAAGCTGCGCGGCGTCTCTGTGGCTTCTGCTCAGGACGTGCTCGTAGCTCAAGCAGGTGTTTTAACTACTGGCAGCACTAATACTGACAGCACTAATAATGGCAACAAAGAAGGTACCGCAACTAGCACCCGTTCTTAA
- a CDS encoding ferrochelatase, with protein sequence MVATPEKQQQQTPTSSVPQDRVAVLLMGYGEVESYEDFANYNEQALNLLTAKFAPVPTWIYPPLAKLLAVFDLHEWGHQHDNFISPHNAIFEQQRAGIEKNLQARWGDRVQVFKAFNFCAPFLPEQVLAEIKTQGFDKILIYPLLVVDSIFTSGIAVEQVNNALTKLVDGTEHWVKGQRYIPSFYSEPEYIDLLANLVEDKIKTDLAVAHLPSQTGIILMNHGCPHKAKGFTSGIEESEALYNRVREKLIYRYPLISPGWLNHQTPLIEWTQPNAELAAKNLMDLGATALVFMPIGFATENHETLLDVDHIIHGLRRRRPDVTYVQMECVNAQPEFLQMAADWANPQIEALLAEQALVVNPSLAKAQAQHTHDHHHHGHHDHSHGNEHHHDHGHHH encoded by the coding sequence GTGGTTGCAACTCCCGAAAAACAGCAACAGCAAACTCCAACTTCATCTGTCCCGCAAGATCGAGTTGCTGTCTTGTTGATGGGTTATGGCGAAGTCGAAAGCTACGAAGATTTTGCGAACTACAACGAGCAAGCTCTTAACTTACTCACCGCTAAGTTCGCCCCAGTTCCCACTTGGATTTATCCTCCCCTGGCCAAACTACTTGCAGTTTTTGATCTGCACGAGTGGGGACACCAGCACGACAACTTTATTTCGCCGCACAATGCCATTTTTGAGCAGCAGCGAGCTGGGATTGAAAAAAACTTACAAGCCAGATGGGGCGATCGCGTCCAAGTTTTCAAAGCCTTTAACTTCTGTGCGCCATTTCTGCCAGAACAGGTGTTAGCCGAGATTAAAACCCAAGGTTTTGACAAAATTCTGATTTACCCACTGCTCGTCGTTGATTCCATCTTTACCAGCGGCATTGCTGTGGAGCAAGTGAATAACGCTCTCACCAAGTTAGTAGATGGCACCGAGCATTGGGTCAAGGGTCAGCGCTATATTCCCTCCTTCTACAGCGAACCGGAATATATTGATCTGCTGGCTAATTTGGTCGAGGACAAAATCAAAACGGATTTGGCTGTAGCTCATCTCCCCTCCCAAACGGGCATCATTTTGATGAACCACGGCTGTCCGCACAAAGCCAAGGGCTTCACCTCTGGGATTGAAGAAAGCGAAGCACTTTACAACCGGGTTCGTGAGAAGTTGATTTATCGTTACCCCCTCATTTCTCCGGGATGGTTAAATCATCAAACTCCTTTGATTGAGTGGACGCAGCCTAATGCCGAACTAGCTGCCAAAAACTTGATGGATTTGGGGGCAACCGCTTTAGTCTTTATGCCGATTGGCTTTGCGACTGAAAACCATGAAACTCTTTTGGACGTAGACCACATTATTCACGGTCTCCGTCGCCGCCGACCTGACGTGACCTACGTGCAGATGGAATGTGTCAATGCCCAGCCTGAGTTTTTGCAGATGGCAGCAGATTGGGCTAATCCCCAAATCGAAGCGTTGTTGGCAGAGCAGGCCCTGGTGGTAAACCCAAGTCTAGCTAAGGCTCAGGCGCAACATACCCATGATCACCATCATCATGGCCATCACGATCACTCTCATGGCAACGAGCATCATCACGATCACGGACACCATCACTAG
- a CDS encoding PleD family two-component system response regulator: MSEISTILEQRDSPLVLVVDDDVFMRLQLRRAMEQEGYQVVEAPNGEQGLEDYKHLHPDIVLLDALMPIMDGFTFCAKLQALPSGDRTPVLMITGLEDEESVAQAFAAGATDYVTKPIHWAVLRQRVKRLIQQSQLHRQLESANQVLQRLALVDGLTQLANRRCFDQHLYQSWQRLARERLSLTLILCDIDCFKAYNDTYGHQAGDDCLQQIAKTISSCARRPADLAARYGGEEFALILPSTESRGGVKVAQDVQYKVKALQLPHNSSQASHSVTLSLGIATVVPQFDSNPSVLVTLADKALYQAKAAGRNQYCTSQTSLY; the protein is encoded by the coding sequence GTGTCTGAGATAAGCACGATCTTGGAGCAGCGAGACTCTCCATTAGTGTTAGTTGTGGATGACGATGTCTTCATGCGGCTACAGTTACGTCGAGCGATGGAGCAAGAAGGCTACCAGGTCGTAGAAGCCCCAAACGGAGAGCAAGGGCTAGAAGACTACAAACATCTGCATCCTGATATTGTCCTCTTGGATGCACTTATGCCGATCATGGACGGTTTTACCTTTTGCGCTAAGCTACAAGCCCTTCCTAGCGGCGATCGCACTCCGGTTTTGATGATTACCGGATTAGAAGATGAAGAATCAGTCGCCCAAGCTTTTGCCGCCGGAGCTACTGACTACGTCACCAAGCCGATCCATTGGGCCGTGTTGCGTCAAAGGGTGAAGCGCTTAATTCAACAAAGCCAACTGCATCGCCAGCTAGAATCAGCCAATCAGGTACTACAACGTCTGGCTTTAGTAGATGGGCTAACTCAACTAGCGAACCGCCGCTGCTTCGATCAGCACCTTTATCAATCCTGGCAACGTCTGGCTAGAGAGCGGTTGTCCCTCACCTTGATTTTGTGTGACATTGATTGCTTCAAAGCCTACAACGATACCTATGGTCATCAAGCGGGAGATGACTGCTTGCAACAAATTGCTAAAACCATTAGTAGTTGTGCTAGACGTCCTGCTGACCTCGCAGCTCGCTATGGCGGCGAAGAATTTGCTTTGATCTTACCTTCTACCGAATCTAGGGGTGGGGTTAAAGTCGCCCAAGATGTTCAATACAAAGTCAAAGCGCTCCAACTTCCCCACAATAGTTCTCAAGCCAGTCATTCCGTGACGCTCAGCTTAGGCATTGCAACAGTTGTGCCCCAATTTGATTCAAATCCCTCAGTCTTAGTTACCCTTGCCGATAAAGCGCTGTATCAAGCGAAGGCCGCAGGACGAAATCAATACTGCACTTCCCAAACAAGCCTTTACTAA